Proteins from a single region of Candidatus Babeliales bacterium:
- a CDS encoding glycosyltransferase family 2 protein, giving the protein MNKKLISIILPIYNEEKHIEKTYNEIIKICQKLNHYKYELLLIDDGSIDNSWHIIRQIQKKDFQIKAFRFSKNFGYQAALTAGYKYCKGDNAITMDADLQHPPMLIEELIQKWENGAKIVYARRIKRNDNKLKKITAYYYQSILNSIADITIPENITDFRLLDRQVINEINRYPERSRYLRGMIAWTGFSPEYVDFMQPARELDSTKYKWHQLFKIAFDGIIGFSMLPLRISAFIGSFVIFSGIAMLTIITIDALFFHGYYPLFKWLVTIIYIFIGLLFILVWILGEYIGRIYEELKGRPLFIIKESINSSLLLKEKKDCYESDAHTIHSLKTSSSRLSKNRNSTR; this is encoded by the coding sequence ATGAATAAAAAATTAATATCAATTATTTTACCTATTTATAATGAAGAAAAACATATAGAAAAAACTTATAATGAAATTATAAAAATTTGCCAAAAATTAAATCATTATAAATATGAGCTACTCCTAATAGATGATGGAAGCATTGATAATTCATGGCATATTATTAGACAAATCCAAAAAAAAGATTTTCAAATAAAAGCATTTAGATTTAGTAAGAATTTTGGTTATCAAGCAGCATTAACCGCAGGCTATAAATATTGTAAAGGCGATAATGCAATTACTATGGATGCAGACTTGCAACACCCTCCCATGCTTATAGAAGAATTAATACAAAAATGGGAAAATGGAGCAAAAATTGTTTATGCACGAAGAATAAAAAGAAATGATAATAAATTGAAAAAAATTACTGCTTATTATTATCAATCAATTTTAAATTCAATCGCCGATATTACCATTCCAGAAAATATTACAGACTTTCGTCTTCTTGATAGACAAGTTATTAATGAAATCAACCGCTATCCCGAACGCTCACGCTATCTTCGAGGTATGATTGCATGGACAGGTTTTTCTCCAGAATATGTAGATTTTATGCAACCAGCTCGAGAACTTGATTCTACCAAATATAAGTGGCATCAATTATTTAAAATCGCATTTGACGGAATAATTGGATTTTCAATGCTACCATTAAGAATTTCAGCATTTATTGGTAGCTTTGTCATTTTTTCTGGTATTGCCATGTTAACAATTATTACTATAGATGCATTATTCTTTCATGGTTATTATCCACTATTTAAATGGCTCGTTACCATTATTTATATTTTTATAGGATTGTTATTTATTTTAGTATGGATTCTTGGTGAATATATTGGCAGAATTTATGAAGAATTAAAGGGTAGGCCTTTATTCATTATTAAAGAATCAATTAATTCCTCATTATTATTAAAAGAAAAAAAGGATTGCTATGAATCTGATGCACACACGATTCATTCACTTAAAACAAGCTCTAGCCGGCTATCTAAAAACCGGAATTCCACTCGTTGA
- a CDS encoding glycosyltransferase family 2 protein, translating into MIYTSEKINQISPTVNIKSSHISIIIPVFNEEKNINLLYFELIKEIKKMENFYSWEIIFINDGSRDNSWHNIEILAKQDSRIKGISFSRNFGHQAALTAGYKIATGDIAITMDADLQDPPALISEMLKKWQDGAQIVYARRIDRNDNFLKKITALWYYKLLSHITDINMPRNVGDFRLIDKKVLEYVKHCREKSPYLRGMVAWSGFEHAYVDFKRQNRIKGTTGYTWSKMLKLAFDGVTGFSLFPLKLAAFMGVFVIITGSLMFFYISIDAFFYKINYPLFKWLVTIIYIFMGIQFLLLWVLGEYIGRIFEQQKNRPLYLINKKINLD; encoded by the coding sequence ATGATCTATACATCAGAAAAAATTAATCAAATTTCACCAACAGTAAATATCAAAAGCTCCCATATTTCTATTATTATCCCAGTATTTAATGAAGAGAAAAATATTAACCTCCTTTATTTCGAATTAATTAAAGAAATTAAAAAAATGGAGAATTTCTACTCATGGGAAATAATTTTCATTAATGATGGCAGCAGAGACAACTCATGGCATAATATTGAAATATTAGCAAAACAAGATTCACGTATTAAAGGAATTTCTTTTAGTAGAAATTTTGGCCATCAAGCTGCATTAACTGCAGGATATAAGATTGCCACCGGCGATATTGCCATAACAATGGATGCCGATTTACAAGATCCACCAGCTCTAATTTCTGAAATGTTAAAAAAATGGCAAGACGGAGCACAAATTGTATATGCACGCCGCATAGACCGTAATGATAATTTCTTAAAAAAAATAACTGCACTATGGTATTATAAATTACTTTCTCATATTACTGACATAAATATGCCACGCAATGTCGGTGATTTCCGTTTAATTGATAAAAAAGTGCTCGAGTATGTAAAGCATTGTCGAGAAAAATCACCTTATCTAAGAGGTATGGTTGCATGGTCTGGCTTTGAACATGCTTATGTAGATTTTAAAAGGCAAAATAGGATCAAAGGAACAACCGGTTATACCTGGTCTAAAATGCTTAAACTTGCATTTGATGGTGTTACCGGATTTTCATTATTTCCTCTAAAGCTTGCTGCATTTATGGGTGTTTTTGTAATTATTACCGGATCTTTGATGTTTTTTTATATATCAATAGATGCTTTTTTTTATAAAATTAATTATCCTCTTTTTAAATGGCTAGTCACTATAATTTATATTTTTATGGGCATACAGTTTTTGTTGTTATGGGTTTTAGGTGAATATATTGGTAGAATATTTGAACAGCAAAAAAACCGTCCTCTTTATTTAATTAATAAAAAAATTAATTTAGATTAA
- a CDS encoding glycosyltransferase family 39 protein, translating into MKQKINALLIFTQVHFEVIAWVLFIFMIFFRALTCSFTTFDQDELEAIHTAWKISKGSMVYRDFFQHHHPLLYYCLIPLINFFGQTLKTLVAARVLMHINYLLCGIVTYLIASHIFNRTSALLSIFLLLFSSIFSKVIEIRPDGPQVLFGLLAVYFLFLYFDRKHLLLLFFSALSLAISFLFLQKILFLIVLIGLVFLYKIYQKQISLLALIFYISIFCIALIPYYSYLVYTNALHYYFIFNWLFNIMHPERFYPMHTLMELFLNKLLLFGYALGLIYYLHTQNQKIVAFFSLSLLFIAIFIVKFSFPQYYAPAIPFIAMIAAYGYYVIFDGQKDKILLMIFIIAAQPFISYSFILAKMIIKGKNNNEQHEKINYVLSHTKPGDTIYDGKNIFNIFRDDIDFMWFQIKQNHDKSSITDLYKSLTGKSYDIYQAIENKKPKIISNYYLDMEHPIIKNNYKKSLKYNDLYIRKN; encoded by the coding sequence ATGAAACAAAAAATTAATGCCTTACTAATTTTTACTCAAGTTCATTTTGAAGTAATTGCATGGGTTCTTTTTATTTTTATGATTTTTTTTCGTGCTTTAACTTGTTCTTTTACTACTTTTGATCAAGATGAACTTGAAGCAATACATACTGCTTGGAAGATTTCAAAAGGATCAATGGTTTATCGTGATTTTTTTCAACATCACCATCCACTTCTTTATTATTGCTTAATTCCATTAATTAATTTTTTTGGTCAAACGTTGAAAACACTAGTTGCTGCACGTGTTTTAATGCATATAAATTATCTATTGTGCGGTATCGTTACCTATTTAATTGCATCACATATTTTTAATCGTACCAGTGCATTATTGAGTATTTTCTTGTTGTTATTTTCTTCGATATTTAGCAAAGTTATCGAGATAAGACCAGATGGCCCACAGGTATTATTTGGGCTACTCGCTGTTTATTTTTTATTTTTATATTTCGATCGCAAACATTTATTATTGCTTTTTTTTAGTGCTTTATCATTGGCTATTTCTTTTTTATTTTTACAAAAAATACTATTTTTAATTGTGCTTATTGGATTAGTTTTTCTATATAAAATATATCAAAAACAGATCTCATTATTGGCATTAATATTTTATATTTCAATTTTCTGTATCGCACTAATCCCTTATTATTCTTATCTTGTTTATACTAATGCCCTGCATTATTATTTTATATTTAATTGGTTATTTAATATAATGCATCCAGAACGTTTTTATCCTATGCATACTCTTATGGAGCTTTTTTTAAATAAACTTCTTTTATTTGGTTATGCTCTAGGATTGATTTATTACTTACACACACAAAATCAAAAAATTGTCGCCTTTTTTTCTTTAAGTCTTTTATTCATTGCTATTTTTATTGTTAAATTTTCATTCCCTCAATATTACGCTCCGGCAATACCATTTATCGCCATGATTGCAGCATATGGATATTATGTAATTTTTGATGGGCAAAAAGATAAAATTTTATTGATGATTTTTATTATTGCTGCGCAACCTTTCATTTCTTATTCTTTCATTCTTGCTAAAATGATAATTAAAGGAAAAAATAATAATGAGCAGCATGAGAAAATTAATTATGTATTATCACATACAAAGCCAGGAGATACGATATATGATGGCAAAAATATATTTAACATATTTCGTGATGATATTGATTTTATGTGGTTTCAAATTAAACAAAATCATGATAAATCTTCCATCACCGATTTATATAAATCTTTAACTGGAAAATCATATGATATTTATCAAGCAATTGAAAATAAAAAACCTAAAATTATTTCCAACTACTATCTTGATATGGAACACCCAATAATAAAAAATAATTATAAAAAGTCTTTAAAATATAATGATCTATACATCAGAAAAAATTAA
- a CDS encoding NAD(P)/FAD-dependent oxidoreductase, translating into MQKKYAIIIGAGPAGLTAAYELLKKTDIIPIVLEKSEYMGGLSRTINYKGNRIDIGGHRFFSKSDRVMQWWQTILPLQELINNNIEISYQNKKQKITENHKGPNPDQAENVMLVRQRKSRIFFNRTFFDYPLKINTDTVKKMGFLNTIKIGGSYLYRSLFPIKNEKNLEEFFINRFGSRLYRTFFKSYTEKVWGIPCNQISAEWGAQRIKGLSIAKAVKHFGKQFLPAHKTDIAQKDIETSLIQQFLYPKYGPGQMWEEVAKQIKDLGGIIYTHMNVKKLFVHHNIISKVEAINTKTNETQTFNVDYAFSTMPIKELICSLKTDIPEKIKKISDGLMYRDFITIGILANKLKAHHNHLTDNWIYVQEQDVHVGRIQIFNNWSPYMIADPSKIWIGLEYFCYETDELWQKTEKELIELAKHELHILGIVDKVDVLDATVIKVEKTYPAYFGTYDQFDVLKDYLDTFENLFLIGRNGMHKYNNQDHSMLTAMTAVENIIAGKKDKTNIWAVNTEQEYHETKN; encoded by the coding sequence ATGCAAAAAAAATATGCTATTATTATTGGCGCCGGACCTGCGGGATTAACTGCTGCATATGAATTATTAAAAAAAACAGATATTATTCCCATCGTCCTTGAAAAAAGTGAATATATGGGAGGTCTTTCCCGTACTATAAACTATAAAGGAAATCGTATCGATATTGGCGGTCATCGCTTTTTTTCAAAATCTGATCGGGTTATGCAATGGTGGCAAACCATATTGCCTTTACAAGAGTTAATAAATAACAATATTGAAATCAGTTATCAAAATAAAAAACAAAAAATCACTGAAAATCATAAAGGGCCTAATCCAGATCAAGCTGAGAATGTTATGCTTGTGCGGCAACGAAAATCGCGTATTTTTTTTAATCGTACCTTTTTTGATTACCCATTAAAAATTAATACTGATACGGTCAAAAAAATGGGATTTCTAAATACAATAAAAATTGGTGGCAGCTATCTTTACCGCTCCTTATTTCCAATAAAAAATGAAAAAAATTTAGAAGAATTTTTTATTAATCGCTTTGGCTCACGCCTTTATCGAACATTTTTTAAATCTTACACAGAAAAAGTATGGGGCATTCCTTGCAATCAAATAAGTGCTGAATGGGGCGCACAAAGAATAAAAGGTTTATCAATTGCAAAAGCAGTCAAACATTTTGGCAAACAGTTTTTACCAGCTCATAAAACAGATATTGCACAAAAAGATATTGAAACAAGCTTAATACAACAATTTCTATATCCTAAATATGGTCCGGGCCAAATGTGGGAAGAAGTTGCAAAACAAATCAAAGATCTTGGTGGAATTATTTATACTCATATGAATGTAAAAAAATTATTCGTGCATCATAATATAATTTCAAAAGTTGAAGCCATCAATACTAAAACAAATGAAACTCAAACATTTAATGTTGATTATGCATTTTCAACAATGCCGATTAAAGAATTAATCTGCTCATTAAAAACTGATATACCAGAAAAAATAAAAAAAATCAGCGATGGCTTAATGTATCGTGATTTTATAACAATTGGGATACTCGCCAATAAATTAAAAGCTCATCATAATCACTTAACTGACAACTGGATCTATGTTCAAGAACAAGATGTACACGTAGGGCGTATTCAAATTTTTAATAATTGGAGCCCTTATATGATTGCCGATCCATCAAAAATTTGGATTGGCCTTGAGTATTTTTGTTATGAAACCGATGAGTTATGGCAAAAAACTGAAAAAGAATTAATTGAGCTTGCCAAACATGAACTACACATACTTGGTATAGTAGATAAAGTTGATGTACTCGATGCTACGGTTATTAAAGTAGAAAAAACATATCCGGCCTACTTTGGCACGTATGATCAATTTGATGTACTGAAAGATTATCTGGATACTTTTGAAAATCTCTTTTTAATCGGACGCAATGGTATGCATAAATATAATAATCAAGACCATTCAATGCTTACGGCAATGACCGCTGTTGAAAATATTATTGCAGGAAAAAAAGATAAAACTAATATTTGGGCAGTAAATACTGAACAGGAATATCATGAAACAAAAAATTAA
- a CDS encoding class I SAM-dependent methyltransferase: MTQLKKEVAHYWNQESCGTEHTQAEKFSLDYFKSIEEYRYTIEPEIFSFAQFTRFHKKKILEVGIGAGTDFLQWIRAGSFAYGIDLTQEALDNTKKRLALENLQAHELQTADAENLPYQNNFFDCVYSWGVIHHSPDTVKCLEEIIRVTKPNGVIKIMIYNRYSLFAFYRWFLAGFCKGRPFKSLSWILYNHQESKGTKAYTFKEIKKILKLYPVEISQLDATVTKHDLLYYKSKPIQWFAYLAACLFGWHKAGWFMKITMKKKG; the protein is encoded by the coding sequence GTGACTCAATTAAAAAAGGAAGTAGCGCACTATTGGAATCAAGAAAGCTGTGGAACGGAACACACTCAGGCCGAAAAATTTTCTTTAGATTATTTTAAAAGTATCGAAGAATATCGTTATACTATTGAACCAGAAATTTTTTCGTTTGCTCAATTTACACGTTTTCATAAAAAAAAGATTCTTGAAGTTGGCATTGGAGCTGGTACTGATTTTTTGCAATGGATTCGTGCTGGATCTTTTGCATATGGCATTGATTTAACGCAAGAAGCACTTGATAATACCAAAAAAAGACTTGCGCTGGAAAATCTTCAAGCTCATGAATTACAAACTGCTGATGCAGAAAATTTACCTTATCAGAATAATTTTTTTGATTGTGTTTATTCTTGGGGCGTTATTCATCACTCACCAGATACCGTAAAATGCTTAGAAGAAATTATTCGTGTTACAAAACCAAATGGCGTTATCAAAATAATGATTTATAATCGTTATTCTCTCTTTGCTTTTTACCGATGGTTTTTAGCGGGTTTTTGTAAAGGGCGGCCCTTTAAATCACTAAGTTGGATTTTATATAATCACCAAGAAAGCAAAGGAACCAAAGCTTATACTTTTAAAGAAATAAAAAAAATACTAAAACTATATCCTGTAGAAATATCCCAATTGGATGCCACCGTTACTAAGCACGATCTTTTATATTACAAATCAAAACCTATACAATGGTTTGCATATTTGGCAGCCTGTTTATTCGGTTGGCATAAAGCTGGATGGTTTATGAAAATTACGATGAAAAAAAAAGGCTGA
- a CDS encoding class I SAM-dependent methyltransferase has translation MIQPKETIYGSYNRYKWFKKFLNKDQKIIDLGCGTGSMITIPLIAEGYDILGLDLDQKSINYGKQLLEKNKLNTDLLACFDFATISFVPDVVILSEVLEHIKTGELEQIISLVFKKLKPGGLLLITVPNGYGIFEWESFLWYKLKLGKLLEKLYIVETIVIIKNKLIGDWIEDHPSSLDTSGHVQRFTYNSLEKLLHNSGFVTKENNWWHIYKWTIEQSFFHRI, from the coding sequence ATGATTCAACCTAAAGAAACTATATATGGTTCCTACAACAGATATAAATGGTTTAAAAAATTTTTGAATAAAGATCAAAAAATTATTGATTTAGGATGCGGTACTGGCTCTATGATCACTATTCCGCTGATTGCTGAAGGCTATGATATTTTAGGATTAGATCTTGATCAAAAAAGTATTAATTATGGCAAGCAATTGTTAGAAAAAAATAAACTAAACACTGACCTTCTTGCATGTTTTGATTTTGCTACTATATCTTTTGTACCTGATGTAGTTATTCTTTCGGAAGTATTAGAACACATAAAAACTGGCGAACTTGAACAAATAATTTCTTTAGTTTTTAAAAAATTAAAACCTGGAGGATTATTACTTATTACAGTACCAAACGGCTATGGAATATTTGAATGGGAAAGCTTCTTGTGGTATAAACTCAAATTAGGCAAATTACTGGAAAAGTTATATATAGTTGAAACAATTGTTATTATCAAAAATAAATTAATAGGAGATTGGATAGAAGATCACCCTTCAAGCCTTGATACTTCAGGGCATGTACAACGTTTTACTTATAATTCTTTAGAAAAATTATTACATAATTCTGGATTTGTAACAAAAGAAAACAACTGGTGGCACATTTATAAGTGGACCATTGAGCAATCTTTTTTTCACCGGATTTAA
- a CDS encoding (deoxy)nucleoside triphosphate pyrophosphohydrolase produces MQTSVEQKVIAAVIKKDGKFLIAQRAKEDPLKGKWEFPGGKLEKGETFHECLARELFEELGITATIGEYICSSKFSYKGKPMEMLAFVVTSYEGEIQLKEHSAITWINIDEFENYPFPDPDLPIIKHLIQNTDIFNQ; encoded by the coding sequence ATGCAAACTTCTGTTGAACAAAAAGTAATTGCTGCGGTTATTAAAAAAGATGGAAAATTTCTCATCGCACAACGTGCAAAAGAAGATCCTTTGAAAGGAAAATGGGAATTTCCTGGTGGCAAATTAGAAAAGGGCGAAACGTTTCATGAATGCTTAGCGCGTGAACTTTTTGAAGAATTAGGAATTACCGCAACTATTGGCGAGTATATTTGTTCTAGTAAATTTAGCTACAAAGGCAAGCCAATGGAAATGCTTGCCTTTGTAGTAACTTCTTATGAAGGTGAAATTCAGTTAAAAGAACATAGCGCAATTACCTGGATAAATATTGATGAATTTGAAAATTATCCATTTCCAGATCCCGATTTACCTATCATTAAGCATTTAATACAAAACACAGATATTTTTAATCAATGA
- a CDS encoding thymidylate synthase — MLSIKIKKSLFCMMILIFSPNVLGNELTLLAHSHGSNAYNKASQNSASFQWPTYQKNTEQNNISDTNLNKSEENTQHFLFPENVHITGKTLDEIILQGIKNIKENGARFDARAGSGLQAYDVSYTLLNPQERIHWLRIPRSTQYFCRELLAYFKGSLDVSEGLSQASKIWQSLADKNNQVSSNYGYYVFHQRIPECGNLTQYEWVLKNLEKNLDSRKAFININQPHHKNFDSKDFPCTLGMQFFVRNNHLCCVVSSRSTDIFTGLPYDMGFFSFVTELVYKNLKERLDYPKKEQLNLGYVTMKTNFTQIYDKTSKQALGLLNTLEKQDKNLYIEPMPSINDAQETLNDIYNETQKTPVMKWIHKHANFC; from the coding sequence ATGCTATCAATAAAAATAAAAAAATCATTGTTTTGCATGATGATATTAATTTTTTCGCCAAATGTTTTGGGGAATGAACTGACTTTGCTTGCCCATAGTCACGGCAGCAATGCTTATAATAAAGCTTCTCAAAATTCAGCTTCATTTCAATGGCCAACGTATCAGAAAAACACAGAACAAAATAATATTTCTGATACAAACCTGAATAAATCTGAGGAAAATACTCAGCATTTTCTTTTTCCTGAAAATGTTCATATCACCGGCAAAACACTTGATGAAATCATTTTACAAGGTATAAAGAATATTAAAGAAAATGGCGCCAGATTTGATGCACGTGCAGGAAGCGGCTTACAAGCTTATGATGTTTCGTATACTTTATTAAATCCTCAAGAAAGAATACATTGGTTGCGAATTCCAAGATCTACGCAATATTTTTGCCGAGAATTACTTGCCTATTTTAAAGGAAGTCTTGATGTATCTGAAGGTCTAAGCCAAGCTTCTAAAATATGGCAATCACTCGCTGATAAAAATAATCAAGTTTCTTCAAACTATGGTTATTACGTATTTCATCAACGTATTCCTGAATGTGGCAATTTAACACAATATGAATGGGTATTAAAAAATTTAGAAAAAAATCTTGATTCACGCAAAGCATTTATTAATATTAACCAACCACATCACAAAAATTTTGATTCTAAAGATTTTCCCTGCACACTTGGCATGCAATTTTTTGTGCGAAATAATCATTTGTGTTGCGTTGTTTCATCCCGAAGCACTGATATTTTTACCGGTTTACCATATGATATGGGATTCTTTTCTTTTGTAACTGAATTGGTTTATAAAAACCTTAAAGAACGCTTAGATTATCCAAAAAAAGAGCAGTTAAATTTAGGTTATGTCACTATGAAAACAAATTTTACACAAATTTATGATAAAACAAGCAAACAGGCTTTAGGTTTGTTAAATACACTTGAAAAACAGGATAAAAATCTTTACATTGAACCAATGCCATCAATAAATGATGCCCAAGAAACATTGAATGACATTTATAATGAAACACAAAAAACTCCTGTTATGAAATGGATCCATAAACATGCAAACTTCTGTTGA
- a CDS encoding sigma factor-like helix-turn-helix DNA-binding protein yields the protein MSRRKNRFSYRSKLSEKQFKHILMLFELDLTAQQIAEICQLNRNTVNRYLLLIRERIVQKWEKRNPLALVNNFEEIINQKFLDFSNKTIIGIVENKKNIFSKIIQINSLRSEHIVYIPLISCRKNKKSLLIDERYTLDKNKVLRLDAFWQFTQNRLSKFRGINKTVFYLHLKESEIRFNGKDKNIYLSLLKFFHLTPL from the coding sequence ATGTCAAGGAGAAAAAATCGCTTTTCTTATCGTTCTAAATTAAGTGAAAAACAATTTAAACATATTTTGATGCTTTTTGAGCTTGATTTAACAGCGCAACAGATTGCAGAAATTTGCCAGTTAAATCGGAATACGGTAAATCGATATTTATTGTTGATTCGTGAAAGGATTGTTCAAAAATGGGAAAAACGTAATCCGTTAGCATTGGTAAATAATTTTGAAGAAATAATTAATCAAAAATTTTTGGATTTTTCAAACAAGACTATTATAGGAATTGTAGAAAACAAAAAAAATATTTTCTCTAAGATTATTCAAATTAATAGTTTAAGATCTGAACATATTGTTTATATTCCACTTATTTCTTGCAGAAAAAATAAGAAATCCCTTTTAATCGATGAAAGATATACATTAGACAAAAATAAAGTACTTCGCCTCGATGCATTTTGGCAGTTTACTCAAAATAGGCTTAGTAAATTTAGAGGTATTAATAAAACAGTTTTTTATTTACATCTTAAAGAATCTGAAATTAGATTTAATGGTAAAGATAAAAATATATACCTATCTTTATTGAAATTTTTTCATTTGACCCCTCTCTAA